A genomic window from Triticum urartu cultivar G1812 chromosome 7, Tu2.1, whole genome shotgun sequence includes:
- the LOC125519019 gene encoding uncharacterized protein LOC125519019: protein MAEAFLTDQLVLCLVASTDQGWRLLPRSSLRSLLLLMSHGKPQLSSFSSSSVARTGVPPVAPGADTPPAAPAVQPPVTTARPDRSCPKLPGGPRTYEEETVLQPLHGVTDKACLNAPQDPSAYPTPDHGSCRTPEPVPVEPPSPRISYASRSSYTQSS from the exons ATGGCT GAGGCATTCCTCACCGATCAACTTGTCCTCTGCCTAGTAGCTAGCACCGATCAAGGATGGCGCTTGCTCCCCCGGTCGTCTCTGCGCTCCCTGTTGCTGCTCATGTCCCACGGGAAGCCACAGCTGAGCtctttctcctcctcctccgtcgcCCGCACGGGCGTTCCGCCGGTCGCCCCGGGAGCTGATACCCCTCCGGCTGCTCCGGCCGTCCAGCCTCCAGTCACCACAG CTCGGCCAGATCGTTCATGCCCGAAGCTCCCTGGGGGTCCACGTACATATGAGGAAGAGACCGTTCTTCAGCCACTTCATGGAGTAACTGACAAGGCTTGTCTGAACGCCCCTCAAGATCCTAGCGCATACCCAACTCCTGATCATGGGTCATGTCGCACACCTGAACCTGTACCCGTCGAGCCTCCCAGTCCCCGAATCTCCTATGCATCCCGAAGTTCCTATACACAAAGTTCGTGA